One genomic region from Cellulomonas hominis encodes:
- a CDS encoding NADH-quinone oxidoreductase subunit G: MTVTASKPSGAPAPTDGVTFTIDGIETTVPKGTLVIRAAEELGIQIPRFCDHPLLAPAGACRQCLVEVWAPGRDGNLAKMPKPQASCTLTATPGMDVRTQRTSAEADKAQHGVMELLLINHPLDCPVCDKGGECPLQNQAMSNGRATSRFVDVKRTFPKPLAISTEILLDRERCILCQRCTRFSREIAGDPFIDLQKRGAMQQIGRFDADVLGFAGVDGDGVGETIEDADRLPAGGVFLGADIPVGPSEDDESGSPFASYFSGNTVQICPVGALTGAAYRFRARPFDLVSTPGIAEHDSSGAAIRVDHRRGVVLRRLAGDDPEVNEEWITDKDRFAFTWQSAADRITTPLVRDRHEDGTRGELHPASWAEALEVAAHGLDRARAAGGVGVLPGGRLTVEDAYAYGKFARVVLGTNDVDLRARPHSDEELAFLGHAVAGTGLGVTFGDLEAAPAVLLAGLEAEEEAGVVFLRLRKGVVAGRTTVLSVAPLASRGLERLDGTLISAAPGTEPEVLDAIAAGDLREAADALRTAGALILVGERLAAVPGALSAALRLAERTGARLAWIPRRAGERGGVEAGALPTLLPGGRPVADAAARVDVAAAWDVENLPTEPGRDTSAILAAAAEGTLGGLLVGGVEPRDLPDPAAARAALAAAGFVVSLEVRTSEVTALADVVLPVAPPVEKPGTFVSWEGRVRPFPQALTSTAMADHRVLDALADELGVTLGLRTVAEVHADADALTGEWDGARVPAPDARTAEPPAVAPGHAVLATWHQLLDAGRLQDGEPFLAGTAKRPVARLSAATAAAAGVADGAPVTVATDAGEITLPAVVTEMADHVVWLPTASAGSQVRDALRALPGDLVRVAPAVAGGTDEEVSA; the protein is encoded by the coding sequence ATGACCGTCACCGCATCCAAGCCCTCCGGCGCCCCGGCGCCCACGGACGGCGTCACCTTCACCATCGACGGCATCGAGACCACCGTGCCCAAGGGCACCCTGGTGATCCGCGCCGCCGAGGAGCTCGGGATCCAGATCCCGCGGTTCTGCGACCACCCGCTGCTCGCCCCCGCCGGTGCCTGCCGGCAGTGCCTCGTCGAGGTCTGGGCCCCGGGCCGCGACGGCAACCTCGCGAAGATGCCGAAGCCCCAGGCGTCCTGCACCCTGACCGCCACCCCCGGCATGGACGTGCGCACGCAGCGCACGTCGGCCGAGGCGGACAAGGCGCAGCACGGCGTCATGGAGCTGCTGCTCATCAACCACCCGCTGGACTGCCCGGTCTGCGACAAGGGCGGCGAGTGCCCCCTGCAGAACCAGGCGATGTCGAACGGCCGCGCCACCAGCCGGTTCGTGGACGTCAAGCGGACGTTCCCGAAGCCGCTGGCGATCTCGACCGAGATCCTGCTGGACCGCGAGCGGTGCATCCTGTGCCAGCGCTGCACCCGGTTCTCCCGCGAGATCGCGGGCGACCCGTTCATCGACCTGCAGAAGCGCGGCGCGATGCAGCAGATCGGCCGCTTCGACGCGGACGTGCTGGGCTTCGCGGGCGTCGACGGCGACGGCGTCGGCGAGACGATCGAGGACGCCGACCGGCTGCCGGCCGGCGGCGTGTTCCTCGGCGCCGACATCCCGGTGGGCCCGAGCGAGGACGACGAGTCCGGGTCCCCGTTCGCCTCGTACTTCTCCGGCAACACCGTGCAGATCTGCCCGGTCGGCGCGCTGACCGGCGCGGCGTACCGGTTCCGCGCCCGCCCGTTCGACCTGGTGTCCACCCCCGGGATCGCGGAGCACGACTCCTCCGGCGCGGCCATCCGCGTCGACCACCGCCGCGGCGTCGTGCTGCGCCGCCTCGCGGGCGACGACCCCGAGGTCAACGAGGAGTGGATCACCGACAAGGACCGCTTCGCCTTCACCTGGCAGTCCGCCGCCGACCGGATCACGACGCCGCTGGTGCGGGACCGGCACGAGGACGGCACGCGGGGCGAGCTGCACCCCGCCTCCTGGGCCGAGGCCCTCGAGGTCGCGGCGCACGGCCTGGACCGGGCCCGCGCGGCCGGCGGCGTCGGCGTGCTGCCCGGCGGCCGCCTGACCGTCGAGGACGCCTACGCGTACGGCAAGTTCGCCCGCGTGGTGCTCGGCACCAACGACGTGGACCTGCGCGCCCGGCCGCACTCGGACGAGGAGCTCGCGTTCCTCGGCCACGCGGTCGCGGGCACGGGCCTCGGCGTCACGTTCGGCGACCTGGAGGCCGCGCCGGCCGTGCTGCTAGCGGGCCTGGAGGCCGAGGAGGAGGCGGGCGTCGTCTTCCTGCGGCTGCGCAAGGGCGTGGTCGCGGGCCGCACGACGGTGCTGTCCGTCGCGCCGCTCGCGAGCCGCGGGCTGGAGCGCCTGGACGGCACGCTGATCTCCGCCGCGCCGGGCACCGAGCCGGAGGTGCTGGACGCGATCGCGGCCGGTGACCTGCGCGAGGCCGCCGACGCGCTGCGGACCGCGGGCGCGCTGATCCTCGTGGGCGAGCGGCTCGCGGCCGTCCCGGGCGCCCTGTCCGCCGCGCTGCGGCTGGCGGAGCGCACCGGGGCCCGCCTGGCCTGGATCCCGCGGCGCGCGGGGGAGCGCGGCGGCGTCGAGGCCGGCGCCCTGCCGACCCTGCTGCCCGGCGGCCGCCCGGTCGCCGACGCCGCGGCCCGCGTGGACGTGGCCGCCGCCTGGGACGTGGAGAACCTGCCGACGGAGCCCGGCCGCGACACGTCGGCGATCCTCGCCGCGGCCGCGGAGGGCACCCTCGGCGGCCTGCTGGTCGGCGGCGTCGAGCCGCGCGACCTGCCGGACCCCGCCGCAGCCCGGGCCGCGCTGGCCGCCGCCGGCTTCGTGGTCTCCCTGGAGGTCCGCACCTCCGAGGTCACCGCGCTCGCCGACGTCGTGCTGCCGGTCGCCCCGCCGGTCGAGAAGCCGGGCACGTTCGTCAGCTGGGAGGGCCGCGTGCGGCCGTTCCCGCAGGCGCTGACGTCGACGGCCATGGCCGACCACCGGGTGCTCGACGCCCTGGCGGACGAGCTGGGCGTGACCCTCGGGCTGCGCACCGTCGCCGAGGTGCACGCCGACGCCGACGCGCTGACCGGCGAGTGGGACGGCGCGCGGGTGCCCGCGCCCGACGCCCGCACCGCCGAGCCGCCGGCCGTCGCCCCGGGGCACGCGGTCCTCGCGACCTGGCACCAGCTGCTCGACGCCGGGCGGCTGCAGGACGGCGAGCCGTTCCTGGCGGGCACGGCCAAGCGGCCGGTCGCCCGGCTGTCCGCGGCGACGGCCGCCGCCGCGGGGGTCGCGGACGGGGCCCCGGTCACCGTCGCCACCGACGCCGGGGAGATCACCCTCCCGGCCGTCGTCACCGAGATGGCGGACCACGTCGTCTGGCTGCCCACGGCCTCGGCCGGCAGCCAGGTCCGGGACGCGCTGCGCGCGCTGCCCGGCGACCTGGTGCGCGTCGCCCCGGCCGTCGCCGGCGGCACCGACGAGGAGGTCTCCGCATGA
- the nuoF gene encoding NADH-quinone oxidoreductase subunit NuoF encodes MADTLTPVLSERWDADRSWTLATYEAHGGYEGLRKALTMDAGDVVTVVKDSGLRGRGGAGFPTGMKWGFLPAPDGGPRYLVVNADESEPGTCKDIPLMLADPQVLVEGVAITSYAIGCHHAFIYLRGEVVHVYRRLLRAVEEAYAKGYLGKNILGSGYDLDVTVHAGAGAYICGEETALLDSLEGRRGQPRLKPPFPAVAGLYARPTVVNNVESIASVPGIVRGGSDWFRTMGTDRSPGHGLFSLSGHVQRPGQYEAPLGITMRELIDMAGGIREGHQLKFWTPGGSSTPIFTAEHLDVPLTYEEVGAAGSMLGTRALQVFDDTVSVVKAVSRWTQFYKHESCGKCTPCREGTFWLAQVLGRLEAGQGTPGDIDLLLDLCDNILGKAFCALGDGATSPITSAIQYFREEFEAGTHTPADVLFPPERSALFPYTPRRTGQLAGAHA; translated from the coding sequence ATGGCCGACACGCTGACCCCGGTGCTGAGCGAGCGCTGGGACGCCGACCGCTCCTGGACCCTCGCCACGTACGAGGCCCACGGCGGCTACGAGGGCCTGCGCAAGGCCCTGACCATGGACGCCGGCGACGTCGTCACCGTCGTGAAGGACTCCGGCCTGCGCGGCCGGGGCGGCGCCGGCTTCCCGACCGGCATGAAGTGGGGCTTCCTGCCCGCGCCGGACGGCGGCCCCCGCTACCTCGTGGTCAACGCCGACGAGTCCGAGCCGGGCACCTGCAAGGACATCCCGCTGATGCTGGCGGACCCGCAGGTGCTCGTCGAGGGCGTCGCGATCACGTCGTACGCCATCGGCTGCCACCACGCGTTCATCTACCTGCGCGGCGAGGTCGTGCACGTCTACCGCCGGCTGCTGCGCGCGGTCGAGGAGGCGTACGCGAAGGGCTACCTCGGGAAGAACATCCTGGGCAGCGGCTACGACCTGGACGTCACGGTGCACGCCGGCGCCGGTGCGTACATCTGCGGCGAGGAGACCGCGCTGCTCGACTCGCTCGAGGGCCGCCGCGGCCAGCCGCGCCTGAAGCCGCCGTTCCCCGCGGTCGCGGGCCTCTACGCCCGGCCGACGGTCGTGAACAACGTCGAGTCGATCGCGTCGGTGCCCGGCATCGTGCGCGGCGGGTCCGACTGGTTCCGTACGATGGGCACGGACCGGTCCCCGGGCCACGGCCTGTTCTCGCTGTCCGGCCACGTGCAGCGCCCCGGCCAGTACGAGGCGCCGCTCGGCATCACCATGCGCGAGCTGATCGACATGGCGGGCGGCATCCGCGAGGGGCACCAGCTGAAGTTCTGGACCCCGGGCGGCTCGTCCACGCCGATCTTCACCGCCGAGCACCTCGACGTCCCGCTCACCTACGAGGAGGTCGGGGCCGCCGGCTCGATGCTCGGCACCCGCGCCCTTCAGGTGTTCGACGACACCGTCTCGGTCGTCAAGGCCGTGTCGCGGTGGACGCAGTTCTACAAGCACGAGTCCTGCGGCAAGTGCACCCCCTGCCGGGAGGGCACGTTCTGGCTGGCGCAGGTGCTCGGCCGCCTCGAGGCCGGCCAGGGCACCCCGGGCGACATCGACCTGCTGCTCGACCTGTGCGACAACATCCTCGGCAAGGCGTTCTGCGCCCTCGGGGACGGCGCCACCAGCCCCATCACCTCCGCCATCCAGTACTTCCGGGAGGAGTTCGAGGCCGGCACGCACACCCCGGCGGACGTGCTGTTCCCGCCGGAGCGCTCGGCCCTCTTCCCCTACACGCCGCGCCGCACCGGCCAGCTCGCGGGAGCCCACGCATGA
- the nuoE gene encoding NADH-quinone oxidoreductase subunit NuoE, producing the protein MTTIDHPRIPGGGRPRATYDDATRERLAADAAQVVARYPDSRSALLPLLHLVQSEDGYVSPAGIAFCAATLDLSTAQVSAVATFYTQYKRRPNGEYTVGVCTNTLCAIMGGDAIWEDLTDRLGVGHDETTADGKITLERIECNAACDFAPVMMINWEFFDNQTPESAAEVVGRLIAGDPVAPTRGPKQVQTFKQVSRVLAGFPDGLADEGVGAGPATLVGLELAREQGWRAPSFDAAGAATETGGAPAASSAPQPGAPQSSVDRPAAGAPERTAEQEKAEHRADDTSAPSDGAKES; encoded by the coding sequence ATGACCACGATCGACCACCCGCGCATCCCCGGAGGGGGACGCCCGCGGGCCACCTACGACGACGCCACGCGCGAGCGGCTGGCGGCGGACGCGGCGCAGGTCGTCGCCCGCTACCCGGACTCCCGGTCCGCGCTGCTGCCCCTGCTGCACCTGGTGCAGAGCGAGGACGGCTACGTCAGCCCCGCGGGCATCGCGTTCTGCGCGGCGACCCTCGACCTGTCGACGGCCCAGGTGTCCGCGGTCGCGACGTTCTACACGCAGTACAAGCGCCGCCCGAACGGCGAGTACACGGTGGGCGTCTGCACCAACACGCTCTGCGCGATCATGGGCGGCGACGCCATCTGGGAGGACCTCACGGACCGCCTGGGCGTCGGGCACGACGAGACCACCGCGGACGGCAAGATCACGCTCGAGCGGATCGAGTGCAACGCCGCCTGCGACTTCGCGCCGGTCATGATGATCAACTGGGAGTTCTTCGACAACCAGACGCCCGAGTCCGCGGCCGAGGTGGTGGGCAGGCTCATCGCGGGCGACCCGGTCGCCCCGACCCGGGGGCCGAAGCAGGTGCAGACCTTCAAGCAGGTGTCGCGCGTGCTCGCCGGCTTCCCGGACGGCCTGGCCGACGAGGGCGTCGGGGCGGGTCCCGCCACGCTGGTCGGGCTCGAGCTGGCCCGCGAGCAGGGCTGGCGCGCGCCGTCGTTCGACGCCGCGGGCGCCGCCACCGAGACGGGCGGCGCACCGGCGGCGTCCTCCGCCCCCCAGCCCGGCGCCCCGCAGTCGAGCGTGGACCGCCCGGCGGCCGGTGCCCCCGAGCGGACGGCCGAGCAGGAGAAGGCCGAGCACCGCGCGGACGACACGTCCGCCCCCTCCGACGGCGCGAAGGAGTCCTGA
- a CDS encoding NADH-quinone oxidoreductase subunit D, translated as MSTQTPPSVHATGHLVDDETVGLRTFEATGGDWSDIAEEAARLGEQRIVVNMGPQHPSTHGVLRLMLEIDGETVTEARAGIGYLHTGIEKNMEFRTWTQGVTFCTRMDYVAPLFQEAAYCLAVEKLLGITDDIPVRATEIRVLMMELNRIASHLVCLATGGNELGATTIMTIGFTAREEILRIFELISGLRMNHAYIRPGGVAQDIPPGALDSVAEALVGVRKYMKQLEDLMLGQPILKGRLQNVGVLNLAGCMALGITGPMLRSTGLPYDVRKAAPYCGYETYDFDVPVSEGSDCWDRMVLRIEECYQSMRIIDQVVERLKASAGTPVMVADKKVAWPAQLAIGSDGMGNSLDHIREIMGTSMEALIHHFKLVTEGFRVPAGQVWQTVEHPRGELGVHLVSDGGTKPYRAHFRDPSFNNLQAVSVLCEGGQVADVVCSVASIDPVLGGVDR; from the coding sequence GTGAGCACCCAGACCCCCCCGAGCGTCCACGCCACCGGGCACCTCGTCGACGACGAGACCGTCGGCCTGCGCACCTTCGAGGCGACGGGCGGCGACTGGTCCGACATCGCCGAGGAGGCCGCCCGCCTCGGCGAGCAGCGCATCGTCGTCAACATGGGCCCGCAGCACCCGTCCACGCACGGCGTGCTCCGGCTCATGCTCGAGATCGACGGCGAGACGGTGACCGAGGCCCGCGCGGGCATCGGCTACCTGCACACCGGCATCGAGAAGAACATGGAGTTCCGCACCTGGACCCAGGGCGTGACGTTCTGCACCCGCATGGACTACGTCGCCCCGCTGTTCCAGGAGGCCGCGTACTGCCTCGCGGTGGAGAAGCTGCTCGGGATCACCGACGACATCCCCGTCCGGGCCACCGAGATCCGCGTCCTGATGATGGAGCTCAACCGGATCGCCTCGCACCTGGTGTGCCTGGCCACCGGCGGCAACGAGCTCGGCGCGACCACGATCATGACGATCGGGTTCACCGCCCGCGAGGAGATCCTGCGGATCTTCGAGCTGATCTCCGGCCTGCGGATGAACCACGCGTACATCCGCCCCGGCGGCGTCGCGCAGGACATCCCGCCGGGCGCCCTCGACTCGGTCGCCGAGGCGCTGGTGGGCGTGCGGAAGTACATGAAGCAGCTCGAGGACCTCATGCTCGGCCAGCCGATCCTCAAGGGCCGGCTGCAGAACGTGGGCGTGCTCAACCTGGCCGGGTGCATGGCGCTCGGCATCACCGGCCCGATGCTGCGGTCCACCGGCCTGCCGTACGACGTCCGCAAGGCCGCGCCGTACTGCGGCTACGAGACCTACGACTTCGACGTGCCGGTCTCCGAGGGCTCGGACTGCTGGGACCGGATGGTCCTGCGCATCGAGGAGTGCTACCAGTCGATGCGGATCATCGACCAGGTCGTCGAGCGCCTCAAGGCGTCCGCGGGCACGCCGGTGATGGTCGCCGACAAGAAGGTCGCGTGGCCGGCGCAGCTCGCCATCGGGTCCGACGGCATGGGCAACTCGCTCGACCACATCCGCGAGATCATGGGCACCTCGATGGAGGCCCTGATCCACCACTTCAAGCTCGTGACCGAGGGCTTCCGGGTGCCGGCCGGCCAGGTCTGGCAGACCGTCGAGCACCCGCGCGGCGAGCTCGGGGTGCACCTCGTCTCCGACGGGGGCACCAAGCCGTACCGGGCGCACTTCCGCGACCCGTCGTTCAACAACCTGCAGGCCGTCTCGGTGCTCTGCGAGGGCGGCCAGGTCGCGGACGTCGTCTGCTCCGTCGCCTCCATCGACCCGGTGCTCGGAGGGGTGGACCGCTGA
- a CDS encoding NADH-quinone oxidoreductase subunit C — MSDEKRDAAAAARAGDAAAADAGAQRTSETALEAGSQNVPADRTLPLEVVQTRHGMFGVHGTGDTSGFGGLVQTVALPGPSERPYGGWFDEVVDVLTELLDASGTGYANAVEAVVVDRGELTLNIAREHLVEVAQHLRDDQDLRFELSLGVSGVHYPHDTGRELHAVYHLVSVTHGRRLRLEVAVPDGDATIPSTVGVYPANDWHERETWDFFGIVFTGRTDLARIEMPDDWPGHPQRKDYPLGGIPVEYKGATVPPADQRRQYS; from the coding sequence ATGAGCGACGAGAAGCGCGACGCCGCCGCGGCCGCGAGGGCGGGCGACGCCGCCGCGGCCGACGCCGGCGCGCAGCGCACCAGCGAGACCGCCCTCGAGGCCGGCTCGCAGAACGTGCCCGCCGACCGGACGCTGCCGCTCGAGGTCGTGCAGACCCGGCACGGCATGTTCGGCGTGCACGGCACCGGCGACACGTCCGGATTCGGCGGCCTGGTGCAGACCGTGGCGCTGCCCGGTCCGAGCGAGCGGCCGTACGGCGGCTGGTTCGACGAGGTCGTGGACGTGCTCACCGAGCTGCTCGACGCGTCGGGCACCGGGTACGCGAACGCCGTCGAGGCCGTCGTCGTGGACCGCGGCGAGCTGACGCTGAACATCGCCCGCGAGCATCTGGTCGAGGTCGCCCAGCACCTGCGCGACGACCAGGACCTGCGGTTCGAGCTGTCGCTCGGCGTCTCCGGCGTGCACTACCCGCACGACACCGGCCGCGAGCTGCACGCCGTCTACCACCTGGTGTCGGTCACCCACGGCCGGCGCCTGCGCCTGGAGGTCGCCGTCCCCGACGGCGACGCCACCATCCCCAGCACCGTCGGGGTCTACCCGGCGAACGACTGGCACGAGCGCGAGACCTGGGACTTCTTCGGCATCGTCTTCACCGGCCGCACCGACCTGGCGCGGATCGAGATGCCGGACGACTGGCCCGGTCACCCGCAGCGCAAGGACTACCCGCTCGGCGGCATCCCGGTGGAGTACAAGGGCGCCACCGTGCCGCCGGCCGACCAGCGGAGGCAGTACTCGTGA